The following proteins are encoded in a genomic region of Tenacibaculum sp. 190524A05c:
- a CDS encoding aminopeptidase produces the protein MVSQEHKIKIKAQLDTLHHTLDIEQKIIYHNKSKTNLQDIYLHNWANSFKGNETPLGKRLVEDYKKDFYFSDDNERGYSKIHSLQSKNQDLDAQEVRGQDDVIQIQLNSPLQPNDSIEIEAKYTVKIPKAKFTGYGRTKNGYHLRFWYLTPAVFYKDWQLMSNLNMDDLFEDVANFTMEVIIPDNFHLQSNLYQYKNSKGNLSDYYLVGNERKDIILNISKNAKRFKTFQAKNTIIKTDIYNSRIDNKASNDIIKRQIKFIENYIGKNPHTEILVDANTVNKNSLRDLYGIPDWLKPYPENFKWETRFFKALTSKYIDDVLLLNKRNDYWLTEGIQTFLMMEYINKYYPDVTVFGRFSNLWGFRKYNLAKLKQNDKYPFLYQFSARRFFDQPLTTRADSLSNFNRKVISPYKAGLGMRYLQDFIGDNNLTNSFKEFYRNHRLKVTTSKEFESIISKNTEKDLKWFFNDYIKTSKKIDYKIKKVDFLKSEDSIAVTIKNKRNITAPVSLYTVKDKQIKSKIWITDVDSTKTVKIKANDFDKLALNYEQIYPEYNSLNNFKNINNSLISKPIQFRFLKDIEDPYYNQVFFNPNVKYNLYDGVILGVNFNNRPVIKHNFEFSVTPNYAFKSQNLTGSFSFAYDQFFEKTKIYKIRYGIAGSNFHYAPELSYNTIYPFVSIQFKRNTLRDVGTKSILSRIVYVNREIQPSQQVIESDRYSVVNFRYIYSQPNVIRRLQYAVNAELGNNFTKLSTDIRYLKFFDEQRSFNLRFFGGVFLSNNSVGDYFSFGLNRSSDYLFEQNLFGRSENRGLFSQQFVISDGGFKSFFDQPTFANQLMLSANTSVSMWRWVELYNDAAILKSKNQNPRFFYENGVRLNFIPNILELYFPVYTNEGFEVTDSAYPTKIRFVITSSLDRIYNFIRRGLL, from the coding sequence CTCTGATGATAATGAAAGAGGATATTCTAAAATTCATTCTTTACAAAGTAAAAATCAAGATCTCGATGCTCAAGAAGTAAGAGGACAAGACGACGTAATTCAAATTCAACTTAACTCTCCTTTACAACCAAATGATAGTATTGAAATTGAAGCAAAGTATACGGTTAAAATTCCTAAAGCAAAATTCACAGGATACGGAAGAACTAAAAACGGTTATCATCTGCGATTTTGGTATTTAACTCCAGCTGTTTTTTACAAAGATTGGCAGTTGATGAGCAATCTGAATATGGATGACTTGTTCGAAGATGTTGCTAATTTCACCATGGAAGTAATTATTCCTGATAATTTTCACCTACAAAGTAACTTATACCAGTACAAAAACTCCAAAGGAAACCTAAGTGATTACTATTTAGTAGGAAACGAGCGTAAAGACATAATTTTAAACATTAGTAAAAATGCTAAACGTTTTAAAACTTTTCAAGCCAAAAACACCATAATTAAAACAGATATTTATAATAGTCGGATTGACAATAAAGCTTCCAATGATATTATAAAAAGACAAATAAAATTTATAGAAAACTATATCGGTAAAAACCCTCACACCGAAATTTTAGTAGACGCTAATACAGTAAATAAAAACTCCTTACGAGATTTATACGGTATTCCTGATTGGTTAAAACCTTATCCTGAAAACTTCAAATGGGAAACTAGATTCTTTAAAGCATTAACAAGTAAATATATTGATGATGTTTTATTGTTGAATAAAAGAAATGACTATTGGCTTACTGAAGGAATACAAACCTTTTTAATGATGGAATACATTAATAAGTATTATCCTGACGTAACTGTATTCGGTCGATTTTCTAATCTATGGGGATTCCGAAAATATAACTTAGCCAAACTCAAACAAAACGATAAGTATCCTTTTCTGTATCAATTTAGTGCTCGTCGATTTTTCGATCAGCCTTTAACAACTCGAGCAGATTCTTTATCAAACTTTAATCGAAAAGTAATTAGTCCATATAAAGCTGGATTAGGAATGCGTTACTTACAAGATTTTATCGGAGATAATAACTTGACTAACTCCTTTAAAGAATTCTATAGAAATCATAGATTAAAAGTAACTACCTCAAAAGAATTTGAGTCGATCATTTCGAAAAACACAGAGAAGGATTTAAAATGGTTTTTTAACGATTATATTAAAACCAGTAAAAAAATTGATTATAAGATTAAGAAAGTAGACTTCTTAAAATCAGAAGATTCTATTGCCGTAACTATCAAGAATAAGAGAAATATAACCGCACCAGTTTCTTTGTACACCGTTAAAGACAAGCAGATAAAATCTAAAATTTGGATCACCGATGTTGATAGTACTAAAACAGTAAAAATAAAAGCGAATGATTTTGATAAACTCGCTTTGAACTATGAACAAATTTATCCTGAATACAATTCTTTAAATAATTTCAAAAATATCAATAACTCATTAATAAGTAAACCGATTCAATTCCGTTTTCTTAAAGATATTGAAGATCCGTATTATAACCAGGTCTTTTTCAATCCGAATGTAAAGTACAACTTATATGATGGAGTTATCCTAGGAGTTAATTTTAATAACAGACCTGTAATCAAACATAACTTTGAATTTAGCGTAACACCAAACTACGCTTTTAAAAGTCAAAACTTAACAGGGTCTTTCTCTTTTGCTTATGATCAGTTTTTTGAAAAGACAAAGATTTATAAAATAAGATATGGTATAGCAGGAAGTAACTTCCACTATGCGCCAGAATTATCATACAATACAATTTATCCTTTTGTAAGTATTCAATTTAAAAGAAATACATTACGAGATGTAGGAACAAAATCAATACTATCAAGAATTGTATATGTAAATAGAGAAATTCAACCCTCGCAACAAGTTATAGAAAGTGATAGATATAGTGTTGTAAACTTTAGATACATCTATAGTCAACCGAATGTAATTAGAAGATTACAATATGCTGTTAACGCAGAACTTGGTAATAACTTCACAAAACTTTCTACAGATATTCGATACTTAAAGTTTTTTGATGAACAACGTAGCTTTAACCTAAGGTTTTTTGGAGGAGTTTTTCTAAGTAATAATTCTGTAGGCGATTATTTCAGTTTTGGATTAAACCGAAGTTCAGATTACTTATTCGAACAAAACTTATTTGGACGTTCAGAAAACCGTGGATTATTTAGTCAACAGTTTGTGATTTCTGATGGTGGATTTAAATCATTTTTCGATCAACCCACTTTTGCCAATCAATTAATGTTATCTGCAAATACAAGTGTTAGTATGTGGAGATGGGTTGAACTCTACAACGATGCTGCTATTTTAAAAAGCAAAAATCAAAATCCACGCTTCTTTTATGAAAACGGAGTTCGACTTAATTTTATCCCAAATATCTTAGAATTATACTTCCCAGTTTATACAAATGAAGGTTTTGAAGTAACTGATTCTGCGTATCCTACGAAAATTCGCTTTGTAATTACCTCAAGCTTAGACAGAATTTACAATTTTATCCGCAGAGGATTATTATAA
- a CDS encoding thiamine pyrophosphate-dependent enzyme produces MSQSVEISNSQKLSFEDFKNEVLNDYKIARLSRECSLLGRREVLTGKAKFGIFGDGKEVPQLAMAKAFKNGDFRSGYYRDQTFMMAIGELTAQQFFAGLYAHTDIAQEPMSAGRQMGGHFATHSLDENGNWKNLTAQKNSSSDISPTAGQMPRLLGLAQASKIYRNVEELKDATNFSNKGNEVAWGTIGNASTSEGLFFETINAAGVLQVPMVMSVWDDEYGISVHARHQTTKESISEILKGFQREKGTNGYEIFVVNGWDYVQLIDTYNKAAEIAREQHVPVLIHVKELTQPQGHSTSGSHERYKSKERLEWEKEFDCIAQMRQWILEFELTDEQGDVLRFVENEEELTALDKSIKKEVSTAKRNAWNSFINEIKSEVITATTLLDKVAAKSSNGTFITKYKNDLSAISEPIRKDILSACRKVLRLIRDENFAEKIELQNFIKESIKTAYDKYSSHLLNDADNSVVNSEEVKPTYDNEKNIVDARVIMRDNFEAILEKHPEVLVFGEDAGYIGDVNQGLEGLQEKFGELRVSDTGIREATILGQGIGMAMRGLRPIAEIQYLDYLLYALQIMSDDLATLRYRTYGKQKAPLIIRTRGHRLEGIWHAGSPMGGIINNVRGIHVLVPRNMTKAAGFYNTLLEGDDPALVVECLNGYRLKEELPNNLGEFKTPIGEVEVIKEGTDITILSYGSTLRLVEEAARDLQQVGINVEIVDAQSLLPFDKNHDTVKSLAKTNRLLVVDEDVPGGASAYLLQEVLENQNGYVHLDSKPQTLSAKAHRPAYGTDGDYFSKPSAEDIFEKVYEIMHEANPTEFKSLY; encoded by the coding sequence ATGAGCCAAAGTGTAGAAATTTCTAATTCACAAAAATTATCATTTGAAGACTTTAAAAATGAAGTATTAAATGATTACAAAATTGCCAGATTAAGTAGAGAATGTAGTTTGCTTGGAAGAAGAGAAGTTTTAACTGGTAAAGCTAAATTTGGAATTTTTGGTGATGGTAAAGAAGTTCCACAATTAGCAATGGCAAAAGCCTTTAAAAATGGTGACTTTAGATCAGGATATTATCGTGATCAAACTTTTATGATGGCCATTGGCGAATTAACTGCACAACAATTTTTTGCAGGATTATATGCACATACAGATATTGCACAAGAGCCAATGTCTGCAGGTAGACAAATGGGTGGTCATTTTGCTACACACTCTTTAGATGAAAATGGAAATTGGAAAAATTTAACTGCTCAAAAGAATTCTTCTTCTGATATTTCTCCAACAGCAGGACAAATGCCTAGATTATTAGGTTTAGCTCAGGCTTCTAAAATTTATAGAAATGTTGAAGAATTAAAGGATGCTACTAATTTTTCTAATAAAGGAAATGAAGTAGCATGGGGAACTATTGGAAATGCTAGTACAAGTGAAGGATTGTTTTTTGAAACAATTAATGCTGCCGGAGTATTACAAGTACCAATGGTAATGAGTGTTTGGGATGATGAGTATGGAATTTCTGTTCATGCAAGACATCAAACTACTAAAGAAAGTATTTCTGAAATTTTAAAAGGTTTCCAAAGAGAGAAAGGAACTAACGGTTACGAGATATTTGTTGTGAATGGTTGGGATTACGTACAGTTAATTGATACTTACAACAAAGCTGCAGAAATTGCAAGAGAACAACACGTACCTGTGTTAATACATGTTAAAGAATTAACTCAACCTCAAGGACACTCTACTTCAGGTTCTCATGAAAGATATAAATCAAAAGAACGTTTAGAGTGGGAAAAAGAGTTTGATTGTATTGCTCAAATGAGACAATGGATTCTTGAATTTGAGTTAACTGACGAACAAGGAGATGTTTTACGCTTTGTTGAAAACGAGGAAGAGTTAACAGCTTTAGATAAGTCAATCAAGAAAGAAGTTAGTACTGCGAAACGTAATGCTTGGAATAGTTTTATCAATGAAATTAAGTCTGAAGTAATTACTGCTACTACTCTATTAGATAAAGTTGCTGCTAAAAGTAGTAACGGAACATTTATCACAAAATATAAAAATGATCTTTCGGCTATTTCAGAGCCAATTAGAAAAGATATTTTAAGTGCTTGTAGAAAAGTTTTACGCTTAATTCGTGATGAGAATTTCGCCGAGAAAATCGAATTACAAAACTTTATCAAGGAAAGCATTAAAACTGCTTACGATAAGTATTCTTCTCACTTATTAAATGACGCAGATAACTCAGTTGTAAATTCTGAAGAAGTTAAACCAACATACGATAACGAGAAAAACATTGTAGATGCTAGAGTTATTATGCGTGATAACTTCGAAGCAATTCTTGAAAAGCATCCTGAAGTTTTAGTATTTGGTGAAGACGCTGGATATATTGGAGATGTGAACCAAGGATTAGAAGGTTTACAAGAAAAATTTGGTGAATTAAGAGTTTCAGATACAGGAATTAGAGAAGCTACAATTTTAGGTCAAGGAATTGGAATGGCAATGAGAGGATTACGTCCTATTGCTGAAATTCAATACTTAGATTATTTATTATATGCTTTACAAATAATGAGTGACGATTTAGCAACACTTCGTTACAGAACTTATGGTAAGCAAAAGGCTCCTTTAATTATTCGTACTCGTGGTCACCGTTTAGAAGGAATTTGGCATGCTGGTTCTCCAATGGGAGGAATTATAAATAATGTTCGTGGTATTCACGTTTTAGTACCAAGAAACATGACTAAAGCTGCTGGTTTCTATAACACTTTATTAGAAGGTGATGATCCTGCTTTAGTTGTTGAATGTTTAAATGGTTACCGTTTAAAAGAAGAATTACCGAATAACCTTGGTGAGTTTAAAACTCCAATTGGAGAGGTAGAAGTAATTAAAGAAGGAACAGATATTACAATTTTATCGTACGGATCAACTTTACGTTTGGTTGAGGAAGCCGCAAGAGATTTACAACAAGTAGGAATTAATGTTGAAATTGTTGATGCGCAAAGTTTACTTCCTTTTGATAAAAATCATGATACAGTAAAGTCTTTAGCTAAAACAAATAGATTATTAGTTGTTGATGAAGATGTACCTGGTGGAGCTTCAGCTTATTTACTTCAAGAAGTTCTTGAAAATCAAAATGGATATGTACATTTAGATAGTAAGCCACAAACTTTAAGTGCAAAAGCACACAGACCAGCTTATGGAACTGATGGAGATTATTTCTCTAAACCATCTGCAGAAGATATATTTGAGAAAGTGTATGAGATTATGCACGAAGCTAATCCAACTGAATTTAAGAGTTTATACTAA
- a CDS encoding SH3 domain-containing protein, whose translation MKKIIIAIVSLSTMFVSCKAEGGKSDKTTEEQSTEVKTEETSTTEAEDKSGDAICVLDKLSVRETPNAKGKWVTSMSLGEKVYFTGESTLDSVSKKEYFKIKLIDGKEGWSRSTFLAVNSKVGVMLQDANVYKRPDLLTKTDTKYSPMDIIAVVATQDDWAQVKGKRAEGKYIEEVWVKAANISEKSVDIAVAKFAGQAIAKETMTDRIKALQEIVDNTDFAGASFMDLIKDKIRDYESKNKEIDVQDVKVEE comes from the coding sequence ATGAAAAAAATAATCATTGCTATCGTTTCACTTTCAACAATGTTTGTAAGCTGTAAAGCAGAAGGTGGAAAATCAGACAAAACTACTGAAGAACAATCAACTGAAGTTAAAACTGAGGAAACTTCGACTACAGAAGCTGAAGACAAAAGCGGAGATGCTATTTGTGTTTTAGACAAATTATCTGTTAGAGAAACACCAAACGCAAAAGGGAAGTGGGTTACTTCTATGAGTTTAGGAGAGAAGGTTTATTTCACAGGCGAGTCTACATTGGATTCTGTTTCTAAAAAAGAGTATTTTAAAATCAAGTTAATTGATGGTAAAGAAGGATGGTCGCGTTCTACTTTTTTAGCTGTTAACAGTAAAGTAGGAGTAATGTTACAAGATGCTAATGTATATAAGCGCCCTGATTTATTAACTAAAACTGATACTAAATACAGTCCAATGGATATTATTGCAGTAGTTGCTACTCAAGATGATTGGGCTCAAGTAAAGGGTAAAAGAGCAGAAGGAAAATATATCGAAGAGGTATGGGTAAAAGCTGCTAATATTTCTGAAAAGTCAGTTGATATTGCTGTAGCAAAGTTTGCAGGTCAAGCAATTGCAAAAGAAACTATGACTGATAGAATTAAAGCTTTACAAGAAATTGTTGATAATACAGATTTTGCTGGAGCTTCTTTCATGGATTTAATCAAAGATAAAATCCGAGATTATGAATCTAAGAACAAAGAAATCGATGTTCAGGATGTAAAAGTAGAAGAATAA
- a CDS encoding DUF2851 family protein: protein MKEKFLHYVWQYKLLHQTKLYSTENEKITIINCGVYNTNSGPDFLNAKIQIDNQLWYGNIEIHVKSSDWYVHQHETDSNYDAVILHVVWENDAEVFMKNNKPIPTLELNDKVDGNILKNYQSLVYQNSNWIPCGKQISKVNSFTLENWIERLFFERLEQKSKFILELLSRTNNDYEAVLFQMLAKNFGLKVNSEAFLKLSQSFSFSVLRKVRHKEVEISALLFGQGGFLKDDVDIFFYKNLKNEYQYLKHKYQLKPLKKEYFQFFRMRPSNFPTIRVAQLSALYSKHQNLFAEVLKSDNVDFFYDLFDIKVHLFWKSHYTFEKESKKSSKKLSKSFIDLVIINTIIPLKYVYFKSKGILKEEELLSLVKSLKPERNSIISNFEKLRVRCDNSYTSQSLLQLKNRYCDAKRCLDCAIGDKLVKAQ from the coding sequence ATGAAAGAAAAATTTCTGCACTATGTGTGGCAGTATAAACTGTTGCATCAAACCAAATTATATTCCACCGAAAATGAAAAAATTACTATCATAAACTGTGGAGTATACAATACAAATTCTGGACCTGATTTCTTAAATGCTAAAATTCAAATTGATAATCAATTATGGTATGGTAATATTGAAATACATGTAAAATCTTCTGATTGGTATGTACATCAACATGAAACGGATTCTAATTATGATGCTGTTATATTGCATGTAGTTTGGGAAAACGATGCAGAGGTGTTTATGAAAAATAATAAGCCTATTCCAACGCTAGAATTGAATGATAAAGTCGATGGAAATATTTTAAAGAACTATCAATCTTTGGTCTACCAAAATTCAAACTGGATTCCTTGTGGAAAACAAATTTCTAAAGTAAATTCTTTTACATTAGAAAATTGGATAGAACGATTGTTCTTTGAACGATTAGAACAAAAATCTAAGTTTATACTAGAATTATTGAGTAGAACCAATAATGATTATGAGGCTGTTTTATTTCAAATGTTAGCTAAGAATTTTGGTCTTAAAGTAAATAGCGAAGCATTTTTAAAACTATCTCAATCTTTTAGTTTTTCCGTTTTACGGAAGGTTAGACATAAAGAAGTTGAAATTTCTGCTTTATTATTTGGTCAGGGAGGATTTTTGAAAGATGATGTAGATATTTTCTTTTACAAGAATTTAAAAAATGAATATCAATATCTGAAGCATAAGTATCAATTGAAACCTCTAAAAAAAGAGTATTTTCAATTCTTTAGAATGAGACCCAGTAATTTTCCTACGATTAGAGTTGCTCAGTTATCAGCTTTATACAGTAAACATCAGAATTTATTTGCTGAAGTATTAAAAAGCGATAATGTTGATTTTTTTTATGACCTTTTTGATATTAAAGTTCACCTGTTTTGGAAATCCCATTACACCTTTGAAAAAGAATCCAAGAAGTCCTCTAAAAAGTTGTCAAAATCATTTATAGACTTGGTAATTATAAATACAATTATTCCGTTAAAATACGTTTATTTTAAAAGTAAGGGAATTCTGAAAGAAGAAGAGTTATTGAGTTTAGTGAAGTCATTAAAACCAGAGAGAAATTCGATAATCAGTAATTTTGAGAAACTTAGAGTTAGGTGTGATAATAGTTATACTTCTCAATCTTTATTACAATTAAAAAATAGGTATTGTGATGCCAAAAGATGTTTAGATTGCGCAATTGGTGATAAGTTAGTAAAGGCTCAATAA
- a CDS encoding NAD(P)H-dependent oxidoreductase: MNTIESLQWRYAVKKFDENKSLTEEQITTLKEAFNLTATSYGLQPITLVVVQNKEIQKQLVEHSWNQQQVLQASHVLVLCIPAEYTEREVEHYFNLVKEIRNTPDEILNPFKEFLMGSFKQKSQEELYAWNKNQAYIALGNLMTVCALEKIDSCPMEGFVPEKYDEVLDLASKNLRSVLVMPVGYRAEDDFMKDLKKVRKETDETVLHIS, from the coding sequence ATGAATACAATTGAAAGTTTACAATGGCGATATGCTGTTAAAAAATTTGACGAAAATAAATCCTTAACTGAAGAGCAAATAACAACACTAAAAGAAGCTTTTAATTTAACTGCAACTTCTTACGGTTTGCAGCCAATTACATTAGTGGTTGTTCAGAATAAAGAAATTCAAAAGCAATTAGTTGAACATAGTTGGAATCAACAACAAGTATTGCAAGCCTCTCATGTTTTAGTATTATGTATCCCAGCAGAATATACTGAAAGAGAAGTAGAACATTATTTTAATCTTGTAAAAGAAATAAGAAACACTCCAGATGAAATTTTAAATCCGTTTAAAGAATTTCTTATGGGTAGTTTCAAACAAAAATCACAAGAAGAATTATACGCTTGGAATAAGAATCAAGCCTACATCGCATTAGGAAATTTAATGACGGTTTGTGCTTTAGAAAAAATAGATTCTTGTCCGATGGAAGGGTTTGTTCCTGAAAAATATGATGAAGTTTTAGATCTTGCTTCAAAAAATTTAAGATCTGTATTAGTAATGCCAGTAGGATATAGAGCTGAAGATGACTTTATGAAAGACTTGAAAAAAGTTCGTAAAGAGACAGATGAAACGGTATTACATATTAGCTAA
- a CDS encoding sodium:solute symporter, with protein MQPLYILLLIIGYFSVLVLISYITGKSANNQTFFKANNSSPWYLVAFGMIGASLSGVTFISVPGWIEAQQMSYMQMVLGYIVGYAVIGLVLLPLYYKLNLTSIYTYLEDRFGKSSYKTGASFFLISRIIGAAFRLFLVANVLQLILFDAYGIPFWVTVTITILLIWLYTFKGGIKTIVWTDTLQTLFMLIAVGVCIIMIKDALEIDSLLGYISENKLSKVFFFEDVNAGNYFWKQFFSGAFIAIVMTGLDQDMMQKNLTCRNLKDAQKNMFWFTIVLVIVNFFFLALGVLLTDYATANEINAHKDNLFPTIAMSGELGLATSLFFLLGLIAAAYSSADSALTSLTTSFSIDILEIDKKDNEEEKEQTRKKIHILFSLILIATILIFKYFIADASVIAKIFQFAGYTYGPLLGLYAFGLFTKLNVKDKLVPIICILAPILTFLISTYTKKSLGFDFGFFVLILNGALTFLGLYLIKRK; from the coding sequence ATGCAACCACTATATATTTTACTTCTTATTATTGGATACTTCAGTGTATTAGTTTTAATCTCTTATATCACAGGAAAATCCGCAAATAATCAAACCTTTTTTAAAGCCAATAATTCATCACCTTGGTACTTAGTTGCCTTCGGAATGATTGGTGCTTCTTTATCTGGAGTTACCTTTATTTCTGTTCCTGGATGGATAGAAGCTCAACAAATGAGCTATATGCAAATGGTTTTAGGATATATTGTTGGTTATGCTGTAATCGGGTTAGTATTACTTCCACTCTACTATAAATTAAACCTGACTTCTATTTACACCTACTTAGAAGATAGATTTGGAAAATCATCATATAAAACTGGAGCTTCTTTCTTTTTAATTTCAAGAATCATTGGAGCTGCTTTTAGATTATTTTTAGTTGCAAACGTTTTACAACTTATTCTTTTTGATGCCTACGGAATTCCTTTTTGGGTGACGGTTACGATAACTATTCTATTAATTTGGTTATACACTTTTAAAGGAGGAATAAAAACAATTGTTTGGACAGATACTTTGCAAACTTTATTCATGTTGATTGCTGTTGGAGTTTGTATTATAATGATAAAAGATGCCCTAGAAATTGATAGCTTGTTGGGTTATATCTCGGAAAACAAACTATCAAAAGTTTTCTTTTTTGAAGATGTAAATGCTGGAAACTACTTTTGGAAGCAATTTTTCTCTGGAGCTTTTATTGCAATTGTAATGACAGGTTTAGATCAGGATATGATGCAAAAAAACCTAACCTGTAGAAATTTAAAAGATGCTCAGAAAAACATGTTTTGGTTCACCATTGTTTTAGTGATTGTAAACTTTTTCTTCTTAGCCTTAGGGGTATTACTAACTGATTACGCTACTGCAAACGAAATCAATGCACATAAAGACAATTTATTTCCAACAATAGCTATGAGTGGTGAATTAGGATTAGCCACTTCTCTATTCTTTTTACTTGGATTAATAGCAGCAGCGTATTCTAGTGCTGATAGTGCTTTAACTTCATTAACAACTTCTTTTAGTATTGACATTTTGGAAATTGATAAAAAAGATAACGAAGAAGAGAAAGAACAAACAAGAAAGAAAATTCATATTCTATTTTCATTAATACTTATTGCGACTATTCTAATATTTAAATATTTTATTGCAGACGCTAGTGTAATCGCTAAGATATTTCAGTTTGCTGGTTATACTTACGGACCATTATTAGGATTATATGCTTTTGGCTTATTCACAAAACTTAATGTTAAAGATAAATTGGTTCCTATAATTTGTATCCTTGCTCCTATCCTTACATTTTTAATTAGTACTTATACAAAAAAGAGCTTAGGTTTTGATTTTGGATTTTTCGTACTAATTTTAAACGGAGCATTAACATTTTTAGGCTTATATTTAATCAAAAGAAAATAA